Proteins from one Selenihalanaerobacter shriftii genomic window:
- a CDS encoding helix-turn-helix domain-containing protein: protein MRQSNYIIEREKGKHLKLGARKIIAHLYNKQNKNYSEIAREMNCHRTTISREIKKGLTTFKNADWSDREVYV, encoded by the coding sequence ATGCGTCAAAGTAATTATATCATAGAAAGAGAAAAAGGGAAACATTTAAAACTAGGAGCTCGTAAGATTATTGCTCATTTATATAATAAGCAAAATAAAAATTATAGTGAAATAGCCCGAGAAATGAACTGTCATAGGACAACAATAAGCCGAGAAATAAAAAAGGGTTTAACTACTTTTAAAAACGCAGATTGGTCTGATAGAGAAGTTTATGT